Proteins found in one Plasmodium gaboni strain SY75 chromosome 13, whole genome shotgun sequence genomic segment:
- a CDS encoding putative rRNA associated RNA binding protein has protein sequence MDDHENIDINDNSSDANTANYNQDKNENASEVNDYSKEDIEGDENVKSSKGKQENNNNTKSSSDKDENTIDYGNHDFPCNPAPPVPIKLFIGRVPKNIEEDQLRPIFEEYGIVNEVVIIRDKITNVHKSSAFVKMASISEADNAIRLLNNQKTLDAQLGSLQVKYASGELNKLGFPQNIESGVDQAKLFIGSLPKNITEDNIKEMFAPYGTVEEVFIMKDNSTGLGKGCSFVKFSYKEQALYAIKSLNGKKTLEGCTRPIEVRFAEPKSSKQPQIPLTLQPMQNPPHAMAPQPSISSPNNINFGNNFSVNNNYPRQVGPWKEYYSGEGRPYYYNEQTNTTQWEMPKEFETLFMNNSANMHNLSESSGPPGANLFIFHVPNEWQQTDLIQAFSPFGELLSARIATEKNTGRNRGFAFVSYDSLESAAAAISQMNGFMALNKKLKVTVKKGEEDEMKKYVNQNGVNSFQQIPRVQKAIPAQPASMQPNLAYHQNPQAQNFFYSNSNSYRCGPY, from the exons atgGATGATCATGAGAATATAGATATTAACGATAATTCTTCTGATGCCAATACTGCAAATTATAATCAggataaaaatgaaaatgcATCAGAAGTAAATGATTACAGTAAAGAAGATATTGAAGGAGATGAAAATGTAAAAAGTTCAAAGGGGAAacaagaaaataataataatacgAAAAGTTCATCAGataaagatgaaaataCAATAGATTATGGTAATCATGATTTCCCATGTAATCCAGCACCTCCTGTACctataaaattatttatagGAAGAGTaccaaaaaatattgaagaAGATCAGTTACGTCCTATATTTGAAGAATATGGTATAGTTAATGAAGTAGTAATTATAAGAGATAAAATAACTAACGTACATAAATCTAGTGCATTTGTAAAAATGGCTTCTATTTCAGAAGCTGATAATGCTATAAGattattaaataatcaAAAAACCTTAGATGCACAATTAGGATCATTACAAGTAAAATATGCATCAGGAGAACTTAACAAATTAGGATTTCCACAAAATATAGAATCAGGTGTTGATCAAgcaaaattatttattgGTTCTCTTccaaaaaatattacagaagataatattaaagaaatgTTCGCACCATATGGTACAGTTGAAGAagtttttattatgaaaGATAATTCAACTGGTCTAGGTAAAGGATGTTCATTTGTTAAATTCTCATATAAAGAACAAGCATTATATGCTATCAAATCATtaaatggaaaaaaaacTTTAGAAGGATGTACCAGACCAATCGAAGTGAGATTTGCAGAACCCAAATCTTCTAAACAACCACAAATACCATTAACATTACAACCCATGCAAAATCCACCACATGCCATGGCACCACAACCAAGTATAAGTTCTCCAAACAATATTAATTTTGGTAACAACTTTTctgtaaataataattatccACGTCAAGTTGGACCTTGGAAAGAATATTATTCAGGAGAAGGTAGACCGTATTATTATAACGAACAAACAAACACAACACAGTGGGAAATGCCAAAAGAATTCGAAACGTTATTTATGAACAATTCGGCAAATATGCACAATTTATCTGAATCGTCAg gCCCGCCTGGTGctaatttatttattttccaTGTTCCCAACGAATGGCAACAAACCGATTTAATTCAAGCCTTTTCACCATTTGGTGAATTACTCTCAGCAAGGATAGCCacagaaaaaaatacaGGTAGGAATAGAGGTTTTGCATTTGTATCATATGATAGTTTAGAAAGTGCAGCAGCTGCTATTTCTCAAATGAACGGATTTATGGctttaaataaaaaattaaaagtaACAGTAAAAAAAGGTGAGGAAGatgaaatgaaaaaatatgttaatCAAAACGGTGTCAATTCTTTTCAACAAATTCCAAGAGTGCAAAAAGCTATACCAGCACAACCAGCTTCTATGCAACCCAATCTTGCATATCATCAAAATCCACAAGCacaaaattttttctattCAAATAGTAATTCTTATAGATGTGGCCCttattaa
- a CDS encoding putative high mobility group protein B4: MDRKKPKAPPSSYLIFCNYERENAKNTLLQKCDKETIRITDIQKELSNKWKNLPEDERKKYEEQAQILKLKYNEELLEWKNHSNENISGDLVINHTAKFPVMKIQKIMQLNRNVKKVNNEAINIFQKAVMMFLIELVNKTIEFKDEKNTARNITSFDILSCIQREGIKYKFLEDCIYLLKEERGQTFFDEEDIQEETLFDLCEEDKKEYNYDVEEKKISKLKKKVQGSNKIKDKAGINKNIYADITTFFKKI, from the exons ATGGACAG AAAAAAGCCCAAGGCACCACCATCttcatatttaattttCTGTAATTACGAGAGGGAAAATGCAAAGAATACTTTATTACAAAAATGTGACAAGGAAACA ATTCGAATAACTGATATACAAAAAGAATTAAGTAACAAATGGAAAAATCTTCCAGAAGATGAGAGAAAG AAATATGAGGAACAAGCACAAATATtgaaattaaaatataacGAAGAATTATTAGAATGG AAAAATCATtcaaatgaaaatatatcaGGAGACTT GGTTATAAACCATACAGCCAAATTTCCTGTGAtgaaaatacaaaaaattatgcAATTAAATAGAAACGTAAAAAAG GTTAATAATGAAGctattaatatatttcaaaaagCAGTG aTGATGTTTTTAATAGAACTGGTGAACAAAACAATCGAATTTAAGGATGAAAAAAACACAGCTAGAAATATAACTTCATTTGACATAT tGTCATGTATACAGAGGGAAGgaattaaatataaatttttagaag attgtatatatttattaaaagaagaaaGAGGACAGACCTTTTTCGACGAAGAGGATATACAGGAAG aAACATTATTCGATTTATGTGAAGAAGATAAGAAGGAATACAATTATGATGTtgaagaaaagaaaataagtaaactcaaaaaaaaagtacaAGGAAGTAATAAGATAAAAGATAAAGCTggaataaataaaaacatatatgCTGATATTAcaacattttttaaaaaaatataa
- a CDS encoding exosome complex exonuclease RRP44 has product MTFLKLTNRKGERHVQKYFYKLNANNRINRIVREVYLRNDISCGIEKCNICENNKKKLLDGERNILILDLNTLIKYMDFLYDCDIDNILIPLSIYDYIKSFNKILYKKLRNLCYDIDEESIIEGSSFSSSSFNHNKRFCVFVNTFCKFTYVEDNKDNKGFNKELQEIIKIVIWLKHHNNNLNIKVISNNKLLQEDCYNNDIPCSTLFEYVNELMKGNTNKKKKEGKKFNMDTLKMYFEEDILNEHNDNKVDDVESINEQETYYTLNNLSLDNNHNNDKRPLYEPHLNKSDMIQKLRDNKIIKGVFSVICVNKLALVKFSDLDEIVIRGTKYMNRAIHNDVVAVEIIDEPNDDLYEEDYLEEQISPEEEDDEEQEIDVKAQVDVHIDVDAEGVGEKDTIKINNIIKDKRLNGYIKNEDIKEKEHINNIYNKQNNRFEKDIINSYENKMNVTYNNQMSEKKKLYGKVVGIISRCRKEYGGIIKEYSNNLNNIKKKLMFFKAFNNKIPYIMIKAQLEEELRNKRVIVTIDNWDIYSRNPLGRCISVLGNCDDIETETKLIYNEYNISTREFSENVYKCLPPNNWVIPEEEYAKRNDFRNVLTFSIDPPGCQDIDDALSVEFLKEEGNIEDGYNNIYRIGVHIADVSYFVKQNSPIDLEASKRCTTVYLINQRVDMLPKLLTTNLCSLVEGEERLTYSCIFCFNKNFDIIDISVKKCIIKSNKSFSYEEAQNVIDDKNDESDTAKSLRLLNKIAKHLKEKWLNDGALELRGNTEVLFEFEANDFSKAKNLKPYVCYETNKLIEAFMLLANRSVARIIFQNFKAASVLRRHPPPKHEYLKELNDYLKTIKVYDFKYNTSKELSHSINNINLKNDNILSNILKVMVTKCMNEAVFISGYNVHNNDMLKHYGLAADIYTFFTSPIRRYADIMVHRILNHIYEIEQLDTKYLDIIYLNKQVALLNEKYRNARFASRASVDFFSYLYIKKIGNQITNAVITNLKKNGIQIFLIDYSTEGICYLKRKDGFLFDEKKKRFVKIDKHKKELFHLSFYDKIQVHMQVDNYDIKCQNHFIFIKKI; this is encoded by the coding sequence atgacttttttaaaattgACAAATCGAAAAGGGGAACGGCATGTTCAGAAGTATTTTTACAAATTAAATGCAAACAACAGAATAAATAGAATAGTAAGAGAAGTATATTTAAGAAATGATATAAGTTGTGGTATAGAGAAATGTAATATATGtgagaataataaaaagaaattattagatggagaaagaaatattttaatattagATTTGAATacattaataaaatatatggactttttatatgattgtgatattgataatattttaattccgttatctatatatgattatataaaatcgtttaataaaatcttatataagaaattaCGTAATTTGTGTTATGATATTGATGAAGAAAGTATAATAGAAGGATcatctttttcttcatcttcTTTTAATCATAATAAGCGATTTTGTGTTTTTGTCAATACATTTTGTAAATTTACTTATGTAgaagataataaagataataaagGATTTAATAAGGAATTAcaagaaattataaaaatagttATATGGTTGAAacatcataataataatttaaatataaaagttataagtaataataaattattgCAAGAAGattgttataataatgatattcCTTGTAGTACATTATTTGAATATGTAAATGAATTAATGAAAGGAAATactaataaaaaaaaaaaagaaggaaagaaatttaatatggatacattaaaaatgtattttgaggaagatatattaaatgaacataatgataataaagTGGATGATGTAGAAAGTATAAATGAACAAGAAACATATTATACTTTAAACAATTTATCATTAgataataatcataataatgataaaagACCTTTATATGAACcacatttaaataaatcaGATATGATACAAAAATTAAGggataataaaattattaagGGTGTATTTAGTGTTATATGTGTTAATAAATTAGCCTTGGTTAAATTTTCTGATCTAGATGAAATCGTTATAAGAGGCACGAAATATATGAACAGAGCTATTCATAATGATGTAGTTGCTGTTGAAATTATTGATGAACCAAATGACGATCTTTATGAAGAAGATTATCTCGAAGAACAAATAAGCCCagaagaagaagatgatgaagaaCAAGAAATAGACGTAAAGGCACAAGTAGATGTACATATAGATGTAGATGCAGAAGGAGTAGGGGAAAAGGACactataaaaataaataatattattaagGATAAAAGATTAAATggttatataaaaaatgaggatataaaagaaaaagaacatattaataatatatataataaacaaaataatcGTTTTGAAAAGGATATAATTAATTCGTAtgaaaacaaaatgaatgTTACATATAATAACCAAATGagtgaaaaaaaaaaattatatggAAAAGTTGTAGGAATTATAAGTAGATGTAGAAAAGAGTATGGAGGTATTATTAAAgaatattcaaataatttaaataatataaagaaaaaattaatgttttttaaagcttttaataataaaataccatatattatgataaaagCACAATTAGAAGAAGAGTTACGTAATAAAAGAGTTATTGTTACTATAGATAATTGGGATATATATTCAAGAAACCCTTTAGGTAGATGTATAAGTGTCTTAGGAAATTGTGATGATATAGAAACTGAAActaaattaatatataatgaatataatatatcaacTAGAGAATTTAGTGAAAATGTATATAAGTGTTTACCACCAAATAATTGGGTAATACCAGAAGAAGAATATGCAAAAAGGAATGATTTTAGAAATGTATTAACATTTAGTATTGATCCTCCAGGTTGTCAAGATATTGATGATGCTTTATCTGttgaatttttaaaagaagaagGAAATATAGAAGATggttataataatatatacagAATAGGTGTACATATAGCTGATGTATCTTATTTCGTAAAACAAAATAGTCCTATTGATTTAGAAGCTTCTAAAAGATGTACCACCgtatatttaataaatcaaaGAGTTGATATGTTACCTAAATTATTAACAACAAATTTATGTTCATTAGTAGAAGGAGAAGAACGTTTAACATATAGTTgtattttttgttttaataaaaattttgatataatagatattagtgtaaaaaaatgtataataaaaagtaataaatCCTTTTCTTATGAAGAAGCACAAAATGTAAttgatgataaaaatgatgaatCTGATACAGCAAAATCTTTAAGATTATTAAATAAGATAGCAAAAcatttaaaagaaaaatggTTAAATGATGGAGCTCTAGAATTAAGAGGTAATACAGAAGTACTATTTGAATTTGAAGCTAATGACTTTTCTAAAGCAAAAAATTTGAAACCTTATGTATGTTATGAGacaaataaattaattgAAGCATTTATGCTTTTAGCTAACCGCTCAGTAGCTAGaattatatttcaaaattttAAAGCAGCTAGTGTGTTAAGAAGACATCCACCTCCAAAAcatgaatatttaaaagaattaaatgattatttaaaaaCTATAAAAGTTTATgattttaaatataatacatcTAAAGAATTATCTCATtctattaataatattaatttaaaaaatgataatattttatctaatatattaaaagttATGGTAACCAAATGTATGAATGAAGCTGTATTTATATCAGGATATAATGtacataataatgatatgtTAAAACATTATGGTTTAGCTGCtgatatatatacattttttacATCTCCTATTAGAAGATATGCTGATATTATGGTTCACAGAAtattaaatcatatatatgaaattGAACAACTAGATACAAAATATCttgatattatttatttaaataaacaagtagcattattaaatgaaaaatacAGAAATGCAAGATTTGCATCAAGAGCTTCTGTAGATTTCTTTTCATAtctttatattaaaaaaattggTAATCAAATTACTAACGCGGTTATAacaaatttaaaaaaaaatggtaTACAGATATTTCTAATTGATTATTCTACAGAGGGTATATgttatttaaaaagaaaagatggttttctttttgatgaaaaaaaaaaaagatttgTTAAAATCgataaacataaaaaagAACTCTTCCATTTAAGtttttatgataaaataCAAGTACATATGCAGGTCGATAATTATGATATCAAATGTCaaaatcattttatttttattaagaaaatataa